A single window of Candidatus Eisenbacteria bacterium DNA harbors:
- a CDS encoding inorganic phosphate transporter, producing MTLVVATVVLVALAFDFVNGFHDAANSIATVVSTRVLAPRYAVLWAAFFNFVAFLIFETHVANTIGKGVVDPSVIDTPVVFAALTGAIAWDLITWWFGIPSSSSHALIGGLAGAAVAKSGASVLDTAGLTKIGLSIVLSPFIGLALGFWLMVAVFWIFRRFTPARVDAWFRRGQLVSAALYSLGHGGNDAQKTMGIITVLLFANGYLGQTFHVPLWVVLACHAAMGLGTLTGGWRIVRTMGLSITKLKPVGGFCAETGGAITLFLATGLGIPVSTTHTITGAIVGVGSVLNASAVRWGVAGRIVWAWVLTIPCSAFIAALTWALFH from the coding sequence ATGACGCTCGTGGTCGCCACCGTCGTCCTGGTGGCGCTCGCGTTCGACTTCGTCAACGGCTTCCACGACGCCGCGAATTCGATCGCGACCGTCGTCTCGACCCGCGTCCTCGCGCCGCGCTACGCGGTGCTGTGGGCGGCGTTCTTCAACTTCGTCGCCTTCCTCATCTTCGAGACCCACGTCGCGAACACGATCGGCAAGGGGGTCGTCGATCCGAGCGTGATCGACACGCCCGTCGTCTTCGCCGCGCTCACCGGCGCCATCGCCTGGGATCTCATCACGTGGTGGTTCGGGATCCCGTCGAGCTCCTCACACGCTCTCATCGGTGGGCTCGCGGGTGCCGCGGTCGCAAAGTCCGGCGCGTCGGTCCTCGACACGGCGGGGCTCACGAAAATCGGCCTCTCGATCGTGCTCTCGCCGTTCATCGGGCTGGCGCTCGGGTTCTGGCTGATGGTCGCGGTGTTCTGGATCTTCCGGCGCTTCACGCCGGCGCGCGTTGACGCGTGGTTCCGACGCGGGCAGCTCGTCTCCGCGGCGCTCTACAGCCTCGGCCACGGCGGCAACGACGCGCAGAAGACGATGGGCATCATCACGGTGCTGCTGTTCGCGAACGGCTACCTCGGCCAGACGTTCCACGTCCCGCTGTGGGTCGTCCTAGCGTGCCACGCGGCGATGGGGCTGGGCACGCTCACGGGCGGCTGGCGGATCGTGCGGACGATGGGCCTCAGCATCACGAAGCTGAAGCCGGTGGGCGGCTTCTGCGCGGAGACGGGCGGAGCGATCACCCTCTTCCTGGCGACAGGGCTCGGCATTCCGGTGTCGACGACGCACACGATCACCGGTGCGATCGTCGGCGTCGGATCGGTGCTGAACGCGTCGGCCGTCCGGTGGGGCGTGGCGGGGCGGATCGTCTGGGCCTGGGTCCTCACCATCCCCTGCTCGGCGTTCATCGCCGCCCTCACCTGGGCGCTGTTCCACTAG
- a CDS encoding glutathione S-transferase family protein, with the protein MITVYGVPRSRTMRSLWMLEELGVPYENVKTNFATGDTRKPDYLKVNPNGHVPALRDGDTVLFESLAINLYLARKYDKGLWPKSVEDEGRTFQWSVWAMTELEEPVLTTLLHRMFFPAAQRDPAKADDAAERARKPLGVLEGALAGREYLLGGGFGVADLNVASVLSWAPLAGIDLAPFPAVQAWLTRCTSRPAFQRVQ; encoded by the coding sequence ATGATCACCGTCTATGGCGTTCCCCGCTCCCGCACGATGCGCTCGCTCTGGATGCTCGAGGAGCTGGGCGTGCCCTACGAGAACGTGAAGACGAACTTCGCGACCGGAGACACGCGCAAGCCCGACTACCTGAAGGTCAACCCGAACGGGCACGTTCCGGCCCTGCGGGACGGCGACACGGTTCTCTTCGAGTCGCTCGCGATCAACCTCTACCTCGCCCGCAAATACGACAAGGGTCTGTGGCCGAAGAGCGTCGAGGACGAGGGACGGACCTTCCAGTGGAGCGTGTGGGCCATGACCGAGCTCGAGGAGCCGGTCCTCACCACGCTGCTCCATCGCATGTTCTTCCCCGCCGCGCAGCGCGACCCCGCCAAGGCCGACGACGCAGCCGAGCGCGCGAGGAAGCCACTCGGCGTCCTCGAAGGTGCGCTCGCCGGACGCGAGTACCTGCTCGGCGGCGGTTTCGGCGTCGCCGATCTCAACGTCGCGTCGGTCCTTTCCTGGGCGCCGCTCGCCGGCATCGATCTCGCGCCCTTCCCGGCCGTCCAGGCGTGGCTCACGCGCTGCACCAGCCGCCCGGCGTTCCAGCGCGTCCAGTAG
- a CDS encoding aldehyde dehydrogenase, translating into MQVHEQLFIGGEWVAPATSNTIDVVSPATEEVIGRVPEGREADIDRAVVAARDAFDRGPWPRMTPSERADAMARLLAGLQERAGELAMTITQEMGSPISFSHMAQVMASNMVLDYYVRLAREYPFEQVRAGMLGPCLVRREPVGVAGCIVPWNVPLFVTILKLGAALAAGATVVLKPAPETPLDAILLADAIRAAEIPPGVVNIVPAGREVGEHLVRHPKVDKIAFTGSTAAGRRIASICGEQLKRVTLELGGKSAAIFLDDADVPSAMAGLLPGALMNNGQACVAQTRILVSRRRYREVADALVAAVKEWKLGDPMDPTTLCGPLVAARQRDRVEGYIAIGRKEGAKVACGGGRPAGLPKGWYVEPTVFVDVDNRMKIAQEEIFGPVLAVIPCDDEADAVRIANDSDYGLSGSVWTADVGRGLDVARRVRTGTYTVNGFAMEFCAPFGGFKSSGIGRELGPEGLEAYLEPKQINLPMGYEVRS; encoded by the coding sequence ATGCAGGTACACGAGCAGCTCTTCATCGGCGGCGAGTGGGTCGCTCCCGCCACGTCCAACACGATCGACGTCGTCTCGCCGGCGACCGAAGAAGTCATCGGCCGGGTTCCCGAGGGACGCGAGGCCGACATCGATCGCGCCGTCGTGGCCGCGCGCGACGCGTTCGATCGCGGACCCTGGCCGCGCATGACGCCGTCCGAGCGCGCCGACGCCATGGCCCGGCTGCTCGCCGGTCTCCAGGAGCGCGCCGGCGAGCTCGCCATGACGATCACGCAGGAGATGGGCTCACCCATCTCGTTCTCGCACATGGCCCAGGTGATGGCCTCGAACATGGTGCTCGACTACTACGTGCGCCTGGCGCGCGAGTACCCGTTCGAGCAGGTGCGCGCCGGCATGCTCGGCCCGTGCCTCGTGCGCCGCGAGCCGGTGGGCGTCGCCGGCTGCATCGTGCCGTGGAACGTTCCGCTGTTCGTCACGATCCTGAAGCTCGGCGCCGCGCTCGCGGCGGGAGCCACGGTGGTGCTGAAGCCCGCCCCCGAGACGCCGCTCGACGCGATCCTGCTCGCCGACGCGATCCGCGCCGCGGAGATCCCGCCTGGCGTCGTGAACATCGTGCCCGCCGGGCGCGAGGTGGGCGAGCACCTCGTGCGCCATCCGAAGGTCGACAAGATCGCCTTCACCGGCAGCACGGCGGCCGGCCGCCGCATCGCATCCATCTGCGGCGAGCAGCTGAAGCGCGTGACGCTCGAGCTGGGGGGAAAGTCGGCCGCCATCTTCCTCGACGACGCCGACGTGCCGAGCGCGATGGCGGGACTGCTCCCCGGTGCGCTCATGAACAACGGACAGGCATGCGTGGCACAGACGCGCATCCTGGTCTCGCGCCGCCGCTACCGTGAGGTGGCCGACGCGCTCGTCGCCGCCGTGAAGGAGTGGAAGCTCGGCGATCCCATGGATCCGACGACGCTCTGCGGCCCGCTCGTCGCGGCTCGGCAGCGCGATCGCGTCGAAGGCTACATCGCGATCGGACGCAAGGAAGGCGCGAAGGTCGCGTGCGGCGGCGGCCGCCCGGCGGGCCTTCCCAAGGGCTGGTACGTCGAGCCCACCGTCTTCGTCGACGTCGACAACCGCATGAAGATCGCGCAGGAGGAGATCTTCGGCCCCGTCCTCGCGGTGATCCCGTGCGACGACGAGGCCGACGCCGTCCGCATCGCGAACGATTCGGACTACGGCCTCTCCGGCTCCGTGTGGACCGCCGACGTCGGTCGCGGCCTCGACGTCGCACGCCGCGTTCGCACCGGCACCTACACCGTCAACGGCTTCGCCATGGAGTTCTGCGCCCCGTTCGGCGGCTTCAAATCCTCCGGCATCGGTCGCGAGCTGGGCCCCGAAGGCCTGGAGGCTTATCTCGAGCCGAAGCAGATCAATCTGCCGATGGGCTACGAGGTTCGCTCCTAG
- a CDS encoding ATP-binding protein — translation MGLTSVRAVASHPARLTLRFLLPVLAAIVGSLLTAVPWLVVTLERDQVTTLVTRLEGDAHVAAAVLPWTRGTALDRACAELAGRLDARITVVAPDGVVLGESSQPSEKLVNHADRPEIQAALRDGQGHSVRRSETIGRRLLYAAWLQERGDERRVVRIAVPISSITEHLLGLRGPVFTGLAVAAGLGFLVAWLLSGAMLRRIQRLVRFAAALAHGTPPPPLGPERNDELGLLEARLAEMARDVNATLVSVRVERERLEAILRGMVEGVLVTDLDGRLVLLNTRARELLDLPRDLDPAGHPLVELVRDPGLAELPRELAAGVSVVSRDVSLGGGSGPVVQVNGARLTGQDGKPFGLVLVLHDVTELRRLETVRRDFVANVSHELRTPLTAIKGYAETLLGAAGDDRATALRFLEVVDRHSERLGRLIDDLLTLSDLEFGRTPFRRRPIPVGPAIDDVLQILAERAAQHGVTMTSDVAPDLPLAFADGDQLRQVLINLVDNAIKYSTEGGRVVVSARSGDLGGAPSVVLAVADTGIGIPSQDLPRLTERFFRVDKARSRELGGTGLGLAIVKHIVQAHGGRLIIESTLGQGTTVQIVLPAATSDGR, via the coding sequence GTGGGTCTGACGTCCGTGCGGGCCGTCGCCAGCCATCCGGCGCGGCTCACGCTCCGCTTCCTCCTGCCGGTCTTGGCGGCGATCGTGGGATCGCTCCTCACCGCCGTCCCGTGGCTCGTCGTCACGCTCGAGCGCGACCAGGTCACGACGCTGGTCACGCGACTCGAAGGCGACGCACACGTCGCGGCGGCCGTCCTGCCGTGGACGCGCGGCACGGCGCTCGATCGCGCCTGCGCCGAGCTCGCGGGGCGCCTCGACGCGCGCATCACGGTCGTCGCGCCCGACGGCGTCGTGCTCGGCGAGTCTTCGCAGCCGTCCGAGAAGCTCGTGAACCACGCCGATCGTCCGGAGATCCAGGCGGCGCTGCGCGACGGTCAGGGGCACTCGGTGCGCCGCAGCGAGACGATCGGACGGCGCCTCCTCTATGCGGCCTGGCTCCAGGAGCGGGGCGACGAGCGGCGCGTCGTCCGGATCGCCGTGCCGATCAGCTCGATCACGGAGCACCTGCTCGGGCTGCGCGGCCCCGTCTTCACCGGGCTCGCCGTCGCGGCCGGGCTCGGCTTCCTCGTAGCCTGGCTCCTCTCGGGCGCGATGCTCCGCCGCATCCAGCGGCTCGTGCGCTTCGCGGCGGCCCTGGCGCACGGCACCCCGCCGCCTCCCCTCGGCCCCGAGCGCAACGACGAGCTCGGCCTGCTCGAGGCGCGGCTGGCCGAGATGGCGCGCGACGTGAACGCGACCCTCGTCAGCGTGCGCGTCGAGCGCGAGCGGCTGGAAGCCATCCTGCGCGGCATGGTCGAAGGCGTGCTCGTGACCGATCTCGACGGCCGCCTCGTCCTCCTGAACACGCGGGCGCGCGAGCTGCTGGACCTTCCCCGCGACCTCGATCCGGCGGGGCATCCGCTGGTCGAGTTGGTGCGCGATCCCGGGCTCGCCGAGCTGCCGCGCGAGCTCGCCGCGGGCGTGAGCGTCGTCTCGCGCGACGTCTCGCTCGGCGGCGGCAGCGGACCGGTCGTGCAGGTGAACGGCGCGCGCCTCACGGGCCAGGACGGGAAGCCGTTCGGCCTCGTGCTCGTGCTCCACGACGTCACCGAGCTGCGGCGCCTCGAGACCGTGCGCCGCGACTTCGTCGCCAACGTCTCCCACGAGCTGCGCACGCCGCTGACGGCGATCAAGGGCTACGCCGAAACGCTCCTCGGCGCCGCCGGCGACGATCGGGCGACGGCGCTGCGGTTCCTCGAGGTCGTCGACCGCCACTCCGAGCGGCTGGGCCGTCTCATCGACGATCTCCTGACGCTCTCCGACCTCGAGTTCGGGCGCACGCCATTTCGCCGTCGCCCGATCCCGGTCGGCCCGGCGATCGACGACGTGCTGCAGATCCTGGCCGAGCGTGCGGCGCAGCACGGCGTCACGATGACGTCGGACGTCGCCCCGGATCTGCCACTCGCGTTCGCCGACGGCGACCAGCTCCGCCAGGTCCTCATCAACCTCGTCGACAACGCGATCAAGTACTCGACCGAGGGCGGCCGCGTCGTCGTGAGCGCGCGGAGTGGCGACCTCGGCGGCGCACCCTCGGTGGTGCTGGCGGTCGCCGACACCGGCATCGGCATCCCGAGCCAGGATCTGCCCCGCCTGACCGAGCGCTTCTTCCGCGTCGACAAGGCACGCTCGCGGGAGCTCGGCGGGACGGGGCTCGGGCTCGCGATCGTGAAGCACATCGTGCAGGCGCACGGCGGGCGGCTCATCATCGAGAGCACGCTCGGCCAGGGCACGACAGTGCAGATCGTGCTGCCCGCCGCGACGTCCGACGGCCGCTAG
- a CDS encoding NAD(P)-dependent oxidoreductase, whose translation MPAVVVTGASGFLGGHLCRTLSARGWEVRALVRRPEAASLPPAIRTGRLELPDAVDDQLLAGADALVHAAWATRETDPARAERANVEGTRRLVDAARRAGVGRVVFVSSVAAAADAPNQYGRTKHVAETLLDPARDLVVRPGTILARGGGGIFGLMRDLMQKVHVVPLFGGGRQPLQTVHVDDVCEAIALGIERRVTGAVNVAEPAPRAFRDVLRMAAERMGVRCVFVPLPFGPALLGVRSLERLGVPTPLRSESLLGLKGLRQVPVDDDLRRLGLRVRPVAESLAEIF comes from the coding sequence GTGCCCGCCGTCGTCGTCACCGGAGCGTCGGGATTCCTGGGCGGCCACCTCTGCCGCACGCTCAGCGCGCGGGGCTGGGAGGTGCGCGCACTCGTGCGACGCCCCGAGGCGGCATCCCTCCCACCGGCAATCCGCACCGGACGGCTGGAGCTTCCCGATGCCGTCGACGACCAACTGCTCGCCGGCGCCGACGCGCTCGTGCACGCGGCCTGGGCGACCCGCGAGACCGACCCGGCGCGCGCCGAGCGCGCCAACGTCGAGGGGACGCGGCGCCTCGTCGACGCCGCCCGCCGCGCGGGCGTGGGCCGCGTCGTATTCGTGTCGAGCGTCGCCGCCGCGGCCGATGCGCCGAACCAGTACGGTCGCACCAAGCACGTCGCCGAGACGCTGCTCGATCCGGCGCGCGACCTGGTCGTGCGTCCCGGCACCATCCTCGCGCGGGGTGGGGGCGGTATCTTCGGCCTCATGCGCGATCTCATGCAGAAGGTGCACGTCGTGCCGCTGTTCGGCGGCGGGCGTCAGCCGCTCCAGACGGTGCACGTCGACGACGTCTGCGAGGCGATCGCCCTCGGCATCGAGCGCCGGGTCACCGGCGCCGTCAACGTCGCCGAGCCGGCGCCGCGCGCGTTCCGCGACGTCCTGCGCATGGCGGCCGAGCGGATGGGCGTGCGCTGCGTGTTCGTACCGCTCCCGTTCGGGCCGGCACTCCTCGGGGTCAGGAGCCTGGAGCGCCTGGGCGTGCCGACCCCGCTGCGCAGCGAGAGCCTGCTCGGCTTGAAGGGCTTGCGGCAGGTGCCGGTCGACGACGACCTCCGGCGACTCGGGCTGCGCGTGCGCCCGGTCGCCGAAAGCCTCGCCGAAATATTCTAG
- a CDS encoding DUF47 family protein, with translation MLRRLLPREDDFFGLFEQHAALTVEGAKEMQRLVQGGQNTRVLAARIKEIEHETDVITHDCVERLHKTFITPFDRDDIHRLITRMDDVMDYIESAAVAVMLYELQEMTVPARELAAVLVRSTEEVAIAVAGLKNVKQSQTILKACIEVNRLENEGDEILRNALAGLFREAKDPLLVLKWKEVYEALENATDRCEDVANIIEGVVLEHA, from the coding sequence ATGCTTCGCCGTCTCCTGCCGCGCGAGGACGATTTCTTCGGCCTCTTCGAGCAGCATGCCGCGCTCACGGTCGAGGGAGCGAAGGAAATGCAGCGCCTCGTGCAGGGCGGCCAGAACACGCGTGTCCTCGCCGCACGCATCAAGGAGATCGAGCACGAGACCGACGTCATCACGCACGACTGCGTCGAACGCCTCCACAAGACGTTCATCACGCCGTTCGACCGCGACGACATCCACCGGCTGATCACCCGGATGGACGACGTGATGGACTATATCGAGTCCGCGGCCGTCGCGGTCATGCTCTACGAGCTCCAGGAGATGACCGTCCCCGCGCGCGAGCTGGCGGCCGTCCTCGTGCGATCGACCGAGGAGGTCGCCATCGCCGTCGCGGGCCTGAAGAACGTCAAGCAGTCGCAGACGATCCTCAAGGCCTGCATCGAGGTGAATCGCCTCGAGAACGAAGGCGACGAGATCCTGCGCAACGCGCTCGCCGGCCTCTTCCGCGAAGCGAAGGATCCCCTGCTGGTCCTCAAGTGGAAAGAGGTCTACGAGGCGCTCGAGAACGCGACCGATCGCTGCGAGGACGTCGCCAACATCATCGAGGGCGTCGTCCTCGAGCACGCCTGA
- a CDS encoding DUF1648 domain-containing protein: MGLGNVALVLIAACSVGRTYLASSALPERVASHFDGAGRPNGWMARDAFVTTNVTMFALLVVVFVGMPAFLRRVPVRFVNLPNKDYWLAPERREASVERIGEWLSWLGVATALVLALAEELALRANLHGGGQMTSMPLVVGLGAYAAFMGGWLVAFYAAFRLPKPVRR, translated from the coding sequence ATGGGGCTCGGCAACGTCGCGCTGGTACTGATCGCCGCCTGCTCGGTCGGACGCACGTATTTGGCGAGCAGCGCGCTACCCGAACGCGTCGCGTCGCACTTCGACGGCGCGGGTCGGCCGAACGGCTGGATGGCGCGTGACGCGTTCGTCACCACGAACGTGACGATGTTCGCGCTGCTGGTCGTCGTCTTCGTCGGCATGCCGGCGTTCCTGCGCCGCGTGCCGGTGCGGTTCGTGAACCTGCCGAACAAGGACTACTGGCTCGCGCCCGAGCGGCGCGAGGCGTCGGTCGAGCGGATCGGCGAATGGCTCTCGTGGCTCGGCGTCGCGACCGCACTGGTGCTGGCGCTCGCCGAGGAGCTCGCGCTGCGGGCGAACCTCCACGGCGGCGGGCAGATGACCTCGATGCCGCTGGTCGTGGGGTTGGGCGCCTACGCGGCGTTCATGGGCGGGTGGCTGGTCGCGTTCTACGCCGCCTTCCGCCTGCCTAAGCCCGTGCGCCGTTGA
- a CDS encoding acyl-CoA dehydrogenase family protein, whose protein sequence is MAWDFETEPEFQEKLDWMDTFVREEVEPLDLAFREPGAAYDRRNPVYKKITDPLKAEVRRRGLWACHLGPDLGGPGYGQVKLALMNEILGRSNWAPNVFGCQAPDSGNAEILAHYGTPEQKKKYLQPLLDGDIVSSFSMTEPQAGADPKEFKCRATRDGDQWVLDGEKYFSSHADLASFLIVMAITNPDVPVHQGASMFLVPRDTPGLKFLRMAGLGGEPLGHGHHPHLRYEHCRVPAENLLGGEGQAFTIAQTRLGGGRIHHAMRTVAMVKRSLAMMCERALSRRTQGELLAQKQMVQQYVADSFIQLEQFRLLVVYTAWLIDKGRKKEARTYIAAVKVGMAEVLHDVVRRALHVHGALGCSNEMPLAGLWMAVPVMGIADGPTEVHKVTVAKAVLSQHKASPGLWPTEFLPDRVAAARARFAEYLEHEAGNQ, encoded by the coding sequence ATGGCCTGGGATTTCGAAACCGAGCCGGAGTTCCAAGAGAAGCTCGACTGGATGGACACCTTCGTCCGCGAGGAGGTGGAGCCGCTCGACCTGGCCTTCCGCGAGCCCGGCGCCGCCTACGATCGTCGCAACCCGGTCTACAAGAAGATCACCGATCCGCTGAAGGCCGAGGTGAGGCGGCGCGGGCTCTGGGCCTGCCACCTCGGGCCCGACCTCGGCGGCCCCGGCTACGGCCAGGTGAAGCTCGCGCTCATGAACGAGATCCTCGGCCGCTCGAACTGGGCGCCGAACGTCTTCGGGTGCCAGGCGCCCGACTCCGGCAACGCCGAGATCCTCGCACACTACGGCACGCCCGAGCAGAAGAAGAAGTACCTCCAGCCGCTCCTCGACGGCGACATCGTCTCGTCGTTCTCGATGACCGAGCCGCAGGCCGGCGCCGACCCGAAGGAGTTCAAGTGCCGCGCCACGCGCGACGGCGACCAGTGGGTGCTCGACGGTGAGAAGTACTTCTCCTCGCATGCCGACCTGGCGTCGTTCCTGATCGTCATGGCCATCACCAATCCGGACGTGCCGGTGCATCAAGGCGCGAGCATGTTCCTCGTTCCGCGCGACACGCCCGGCCTCAAGTTCCTGCGCATGGCGGGGCTCGGCGGCGAGCCGCTGGGCCACGGGCACCATCCGCACCTGCGCTACGAGCACTGCCGCGTCCCGGCCGAGAACCTCCTCGGCGGCGAGGGGCAGGCCTTCACGATCGCGCAAACGCGCCTCGGCGGCGGCCGCATCCACCACGCCATGCGGACGGTGGCGATGGTGAAGCGCTCGCTCGCCATGATGTGCGAGCGCGCCCTCTCGCGCCGCACGCAGGGCGAGCTGCTGGCGCAGAAGCAGATGGTGCAGCAGTACGTCGCCGACTCCTTCATCCAGCTGGAGCAGTTCCGCCTCCTCGTCGTCTACACGGCGTGGCTGATCGACAAGGGCCGCAAGAAGGAGGCGCGCACGTACATCGCGGCCGTGAAGGTGGGGATGGCCGAGGTGCTGCACGACGTCGTGCGGCGCGCCCTCCACGTCCACGGCGCGCTCGGCTGCTCGAACGAGATGCCGCTCGCCGGCCTGTGGATGGCCGTGCCGGTGATGGGCATCGCCGACGGCCCGACCGAAGTGCACAAGGTGACGGTCGCGAAGGCGGTCCTCTCGCAGCACAAGGCATCGCCGGGCCTGTGGCCGACCGAGTTCCTCCCCGATCGCGTGGCGGCGGCGCGAGCCCGCTTCGCCGAATACCTCGAGCACGAGGCGGGCAACCAGTGA
- the leuC gene encoding 3-isopropylmalate dehydratase large subunit yields MGQTLYEKVFDAHAVRRLPSGQYQLLMGLHLIHEVTSPQAFSMLRERGLRVLYPQRTFATVDHIIPTHSQARPLADPMAEEMLQHLERNCADFGIQFFAPSSGSQGIVHVIGPELGLTQPGMTICCGDSHTSTHGAFGAIAFGIGTSQVRDVLATQCLAMEKLKVRRIEVSGRLRPGVYAKDVILSIIAKLGAHGGVGYAYEYAGEVFDRFSMEERMTVCNMSIEGGARCGYVNPDRSTYEYLKGRRFAPSGAAWERAVAAWDQVRSDPDARYDDVVRLRGADIEPVVTWGITPAQSTPVGAPLPDRSRYPEEERDLVDEAYRYMQLRPGAPVRGAKIDVAFIGSCTNGRLSDFEEVVRHIQGRSFKVAPHVKALIVPGSQAVRQELVRRGYDQIFRDAGFEFREAGCSMCLAMNPDKLEGTQLCASSSNRNFKGRQGSPTGRTLLMSPVMVAAAAIAGEVTDARELFEATLGGTN; encoded by the coding sequence ATGGGACAGACGCTCTACGAGAAGGTCTTCGACGCGCACGCGGTCCGGCGCCTGCCGTCCGGTCAGTACCAGCTCCTGATGGGGCTGCACCTGATCCACGAGGTCACCTCGCCGCAGGCGTTCTCCATGCTCCGCGAGCGCGGCCTGCGAGTCCTCTACCCGCAGCGGACCTTCGCGACCGTCGATCACATCATCCCGACCCACAGCCAGGCCCGTCCGCTCGCCGACCCCATGGCCGAGGAGATGCTCCAGCACCTCGAGCGCAACTGCGCCGACTTCGGCATCCAGTTCTTCGCGCCGTCGTCGGGCTCGCAGGGCATCGTGCACGTGATCGGACCCGAGCTGGGCCTCACGCAGCCGGGCATGACGATCTGCTGCGGCGACTCCCACACGTCCACGCACGGCGCCTTCGGTGCGATCGCGTTCGGCATCGGCACGTCGCAGGTCCGCGACGTGCTCGCCACCCAATGCCTGGCGATGGAGAAGCTGAAGGTTCGCCGCATCGAGGTGAGCGGCCGGCTGCGGCCGGGCGTGTACGCGAAGGACGTGATCCTCTCCATCATCGCCAAGCTCGGCGCGCACGGTGGCGTCGGGTATGCGTACGAGTACGCCGGCGAGGTGTTCGACCGCTTCTCGATGGAGGAGCGGATGACGGTCTGCAACATGTCGATCGAGGGCGGCGCGCGCTGCGGGTACGTGAACCCCGACCGCTCGACGTACGAGTATCTGAAGGGCCGCCGGTTCGCGCCGTCGGGCGCGGCCTGGGAGCGTGCCGTCGCCGCGTGGGATCAGGTCCGCTCGGATCCCGACGCGCGTTACGACGACGTCGTACGGCTGCGCGGCGCGGACATCGAGCCGGTCGTCACCTGGGGCATCACCCCGGCGCAGTCGACGCCCGTGGGCGCGCCCCTCCCCGACCGCAGCCGCTACCCCGAGGAGGAGCGCGATCTCGTCGACGAGGCCTACCGCTACATGCAGCTCCGCCCCGGTGCGCCCGTGCGGGGCGCCAAGATCGACGTCGCCTTCATCGGCTCGTGCACGAACGGGCGCCTCTCGGACTTCGAAGAGGTCGTGCGCCACATCCAGGGTCGCAGCTTCAAGGTGGCGCCGCACGTGAAGGCGCTCATCGTCCCGGGCTCGCAGGCCGTCCGCCAGGAGCTCGTGCGGCGCGGCTACGACCAGATCTTCCGCGACGCGGGGTTCGAGTTCCGCGAGGCCGGCTGCTCGATGTGCCTCGCCATGAATCCCGACAAGCTCGAGGGCACGCAGCTCTGCGCGTCGTCGTCGAACCGCAACTTCAAGGGCCGGCAGGGCTCGCCGACGGGACGCACGCTTCTCATGTCGCCCGTCATGGTGGCAGCGGCGGCCATCGCCGGCGAGGTGACCGACGCGCGCGAGCTGTTCGAAGCCACCCTGGGAGGCACGAATTGA
- the leuD gene encoding 3-isopropylmalate dehydratase small subunit translates to MSHAKRTIIEAPAIALRGHDIDTDRIIPARFLKCVVFEGLGEHVFEDDRRQERGRPGPHPFDDPRYAEARILLVGRNFGCGSSREHAPQAIMRWGRGIQAIVGESFAEIFFGNCVANGIPCVTADERAMAALMERAELEPGMPFQLDLASMRIVAGNLVFPVVMPGGARSQLMEGRWDTTGELLEGKDATAAVAAKLPYFRGWV, encoded by the coding sequence ATGAGCCACGCCAAGCGCACGATCATCGAGGCACCTGCCATCGCGCTCCGGGGCCACGACATCGACACCGACCGCATCATTCCCGCGCGGTTCTTGAAGTGCGTCGTCTTCGAGGGGCTCGGCGAGCACGTCTTCGAAGACGACCGCCGCCAGGAGCGCGGCCGGCCCGGGCCGCACCCGTTCGACGATCCGCGCTACGCCGAGGCGCGCATCCTGCTCGTCGGGCGGAACTTCGGCTGCGGCTCGTCGCGCGAGCATGCGCCGCAGGCCATCATGCGATGGGGCCGCGGCATCCAGGCGATCGTCGGCGAGTCGTTCGCGGAGATCTTCTTCGGCAACTGCGTCGCCAACGGCATCCCCTGCGTCACGGCCGACGAGCGGGCCATGGCCGCGCTCATGGAGCGGGCCGAACTCGAGCCCGGAATGCCCTTTCAGCTCGACCTGGCGTCCATGCGCATCGTCGCCGGCAACCTCGTGTTCCCGGTCGTCATGCCCGGCGGCGCCCGCTCGCAGCTCATGGAGGGACGCTGGGACACGACGGGCGAGCTGCTCGAGGGCAAGGACGCGACGGCCGCGGTCGCAGCGAAGCTGCCCTACTTCCGGGGGTGGGTCTGA
- a CDS encoding MarR family transcriptional regulator, whose product MPATPPITDVHDAIARLQRLTDLFRERRAQLAEDAGLTEQQWEVLERIATERFMPSLFARHRESSAAAVSRLIRQLIEKKLVSVSVSPNDGRQRQYVLTAKGRRTLSALGANRAAAIEAIWTTLDREALATFTRVSDELIRRIETYAERT is encoded by the coding sequence ATGCCCGCCACGCCGCCCATCACCGACGTGCACGACGCGATCGCCAGGCTGCAGCGCCTGACGGACCTGTTCCGCGAGCGTCGCGCCCAGCTCGCGGAGGACGCGGGTCTCACCGAGCAGCAGTGGGAGGTGCTCGAGCGCATCGCGACCGAGCGCTTCATGCCGTCGCTGTTCGCCCGTCATCGCGAATCGAGCGCGGCGGCCGTCTCGCGCCTGATCCGCCAGCTGATCGAGAAGAAGCTCGTCTCGGTGTCGGTGTCGCCGAACGACGGGCGGCAGCGGCAGTACGTCCTCACCGCCAAGGGGCGCCGCACGCTCTCCGCGCTGGGCGCGAACCGCGCGGCCGCGATCGAGGCGATCTGGACGACGCTCGATCGCGAGGCGCTCGCCACCTTCACGCGGGTGAGCGACGAGCTCATCCGCCGCATCGAGACGTACGCCGAGCGCACGTAG